The Desulfovibrio sp. TomC genome contains the following window.
CAAGCGTCACGAAATCAATGCCGGCCGCGCCGGCCACCATGTTTTTGACAAACCGCTCATGCCCCGGCACGTCGATGACGCCAAGGCGCGTGCCGCCGGGCAGATCCATGAAGGCAAAGCCCAGCTCGATGGTGATGCCGCGCTTTTTCTCCTCGGCCAGCCGGTCGCAGTCGATGCCGGTCAGGGCCTTTATGAGCGTCGTCTTGCCATGGTCGATGTGCCCGGCTGTCCCCATGATAACTGGCATGTGCGGTTCCTTGAAGGGGTGAAGAAAAGAGGAAGAGGCCTCCGGCGGCCGGGGGGGATCATCCCCCCGGACCCCCTGAAAGGGAGAAAGGTTAGCTGGAGAGGAAAGCCTGGTAGGCCAGTTTGGTGGCGTAGAGATCGGCGACACTGGTGATCTCGAAGGGGCTGTGCATACTGAGCACGGCCGGGCCGAAATCAATGATGTCCATGCCGTAGACCGCCAGGAACTTGGCCACCGTGCCGCCGCCGCCAAGGTCCACCCGGCCAAGCTCGGCCATCTGCCAGGGGATGCCGGCCCCGTCGAGGAGGCTTCGCAACCAGGCCACGTATTCGGGATGGGCGTCGTTGGCCCCGACCTTGCCGCGATGGCCGGTGAATTTGCAAAAGCATGGGCCACTGCCGAGCAGGGCCGAATTGAGCTTCTCGTGCAGATCCTGGTAATCCGGGTCCATGGCGGCATGCACGTCGGCGGAAACCGCCTTGCCCGCAGCCAGCACCCGGCTTTTGCGCGCCGTAGGCTCCCAGGCCTCGATGAGGTCTTCCAGGCAATATTCGAAAAAGCGCGACTTGGCCCCGGTGGAACCCTCGGAGCCGATCTCTTCCTTGTCCCAGAAAAGCACGATCTGGGTGTGCTCGGGCTGGCCGGCGTCGAGCAGGGCGGAGAGTCCGGCATAGACGCACACCCGGTCGTCCTGGCCGTAGCCGCCGATCAGCGCGCCGTCGAGACCGACGAGCCTGGCCGGCCCGGCCGGCACGGCTTGCAGTTCGGCGCTGTAGAGGTCGGCCTCTTCAATGCCGTAGCGTTCGTTTAACAGGGTGAGCACCTTGGCCTTGATCAGGTCGTTGCCATTGCCGTTTGCGGCCGGTTTGGCCTCGGCGGTCTCAGGCGTTTCGGCCGGCTTCTCGGCCGGGGAGTGGCCGATGATGATATTGAGCTTTTCGGCTTCAAAGGCTTCGGACAGCTTTTTTTCCACCTGCCGGTAGGCCAGATGGGGGAGCAGGTCCGGGATGGTGAAGACCGGATCGGCCGGGTCCTCGCCGATGGTGACCGGGATGACCGTGCCGTCCTTTTTGGCCACCACGCCGTGCAGGGCCAAGGCCCTGGCCAGCCATTGGTGCTTGCGGATGCCGCCGTAGTAGTGGGTCTTTAACTGGGCGACGCCGCAGTCCTGATAGAGCGGACGCTGCTTGAGGTCGATGCGCGGGGTGTCGCAATGGGCGCCGAGCAGCCGGAAGCCTTCACTGAGCGGCTTTTTGCCCTTGCGGGCCACGAACATGGTCTTGCCCTTCATGACGCGGTACACGGCGTCGCCGGCAAAATTGCCGTCCAGGCTTTCGGCGAACCCGGCTCCGGACAGGACGCCTTGGACGTACTGGACCGTCTCGCGTTCGGTTTTGCAGGCCGAAAGAAAGGCGATGTAGGTGTCGGCCAGGGTTTTCATGGCCTCGCGCTCTTCGGGCGTGGCATAGGTTTCCCAGCAGCTTTTGGCGTCAATGGTCAGGCCCGGGGCGGCCGGGGTGATTTCTTCGGTGTCGGTCATGATGCTCATTGCTCCTTCAAATGCTTTGAACCAAGGCCTTATTGTAATTGCTGTGCTCCCCTGTGGGAACCCCATCCTCACTATCCTTTCTTCCCGTCGAGGGGTCCGGGGGGATGATCCCCCCGGCGGGGTGCGGGGCAGCGCCCCGCTCTTTTTCCCTGTTTTTTCTGCTCACTCGCCGAGCGCCTGTCCGAGCACTGTGCTGACGAGTTTCAGCTCATCGTCGGCCAGGGTGCGCGGGTCCAGGAGCAGGGCGTCGTCCTGGGTGCGGGCCACCAGCGGCGGATCGGTCGTGAGCAGCCGCGCCCGCAAAGCGTCGGGGGACGGCGCGCCGGCAAGCGGCGAGAGGGCGACCAGCGTGGTTGGCAGATCGCGCTCGGGAAAGGCCCCGCCGCCCACCCGGGACGCGCCCGGGATGGTCCCGACTGTGTAGCGGCCGGCCAGGGATTTTTTAAGGAGGCTTGCCAGCTTGCGGGCCTTTTTGGCCAGGGCCTGCGGGGCGGCGGTGATCATGGCCACGGTGGGGATGACGGTCCGGGCGCGCTCGGGGTCGCGGTAGAGGCGAAGGGTGGCCTCCAGGGCGGCCAGCGTCATCTTGTCGATGCGAATGGCCCGGTTGAGCGGATTCTTGCGGATGGCCGCGATATATTTGGCCCGGCCGACGATGATGCCGGCCTGGGGGCCGCCGAGGACCTTGTCGCCGCTAAAAGTCACGACGTCGGCCCCATCGGCCACGGCCTGCTGCACGGTCGGTTCGCCGGGCAGGCCATAGCTGGTAAAATCGGTCAGGTTGCCGCTGCCGAGGTCCTCGATGACCGGCAGATTGTGGCGTCGGCCCAGGGGCACGAGTTCGGCCAGGGAGACTTCCTTGGTAAAGCCCACGATGCGGTAGTTGGAGGTGTGGACCTTTAACAGGGCGGCCGTCTCCGGGGTGACGGCGTTTTCGTAGTCGCGGGGATGGGTGCGGTTGGTGGCCCCGACCTCGCGCAGGATCGCCCCGGACTTGGCCATGATTTCGGGGATGCGAAACGAGCCGCCGATTTCCACAAGCTGCCCCCGGGAGACGACGACTTCCCGGCCCTTGGCCAGGGTTTCCAGGGTGATGAGCACGGCGGCGGCGTTGTTGTTGACCACCAGCGCGTCTTCGGCTCCGGTCAGCGTGCGCAGGATGTCAAGCACATGGCTGTAGCGGCTGCCGCGTTCGCCGGTCGTCAGATCAAATTCCAGGTTGGAATAGTGCAGGCAGGCTTCGGCGGCGGCGGTTGCGGCCTCGGGGGCCAAAAGCGAACGGCCGAGGTTGGTGTGCACAACCACGCCGGTGGCGTTTATGACCCGGCGGAAATGGGGCCGGGTGGCCGCAGCCGCCGAGCGGGCGCATTGGGCAAAGAGCAGGGCGTGGTCGAGCTGGACCGGATCGGTCAGGCGGCCGGCCCGGATGTCCTCGCGCAGTCCGTCGAGGAAACTGGTGACCGCATCGCGCAGCATGGCCCGGGGCAGGGCGGCCAGGGACGGGTCTGTGTCCAGGGCGGCCAGGACGGCGTCCACGGGCGGGAGCAGGCGGAAAAAATTTTGCACGGCGATTCCGAAGGGTTGGGCGTTGGCGTCACAGTCGCGTCAAGCCATGGAGCATACCCGGAAACGCCGGTGAGATCAATTTTGCCCGGCCGGGAAAAGGGCAGCCAGCAAGTACATGGAACCGCAGGCCAAAACAGTTCCGTCCAGGGCGCGCACGCTCTCCAAGGCGGCTTCGGGTCCGGCCACGACAACGGCCCGGGGACCGAGCCGGGCGGCCACTTCAGCTGCCGGTCTGGCCCGGGATATGCCCGGCAATTCGGGCACGAAGATGGGGCCGGCGGTGAGCCGGGCGGCCACCGGGGCCATGGCCTCCAGATCCTTGTCGCCAAGGCAGGTGAAGATAAGGGCCGACGGAGCAAGTCGTAGGCTGGACAGGGCCGTTTCCAGGGCGGTCAGGGCCGGCAGGTTGTGGGCGCAGTCCAGGAGCAGGTCCGGGCCCATTTCCGGCAGGCGCAACAGATGCAGCCGGCCGGGCAGGAAGGTCTCGGCCAGGGCGCGGCGCACGGCGTCAGGATCGGGGATGATGCCGAGCATGCCGGCGCACAGTGCGAATCCGGCCAGGGCCAAGGCGGCGTTTTGGGCCTGATGCGGCCCGGCCAGCCGCAGTCTGGCCTCGGGAATGTCCAGGCGATGCGGGGCCTTGAGCACGGCTCTCTTGGTTCTGGAGTCGTACACGGCCAATTCGGACACGTCATAGAGACGCGCGCCGACAGCCTCGGCCTGGCGTCGCAGTTCGGCCAGGGCCTCGGGCGGCTGGGGACCGGTCACGGCCAGGCCGCCGGGCGTCATGGCCCCGGCCTTGTCCCGGGCGATGTCGGCCAGCGTTGGTCCGATAACGGCGGCATGGTCCAGGCCGATGGGCGCAAAGAGCACGAGGTCGCGGGGAAGGGCCGTGGTGGCGTCGCCGGCCCCGCCGAGGCCGGCTTCATAGACGACGGCCTCAGCCCCTTGGTCGGTGAACAGCCAGGCGGCCATGGCGGTGAGCAGCTCGAAATAGGTCAGCCGGCCGGCTTCGCCGCCTGGGGCGGCGGCAGCCAGGACGGCGTTGGCGGCGTCGGTCCAGACCGGCTCCGGGAGTTGCCGGCCGCCAAAGAGAATGCGCTCGCGTACGCTGACAAAGTGGGGCGAGAGGTACAGGCCCGTGGGCAGGCCGTGGGCGGCCAGCAAGGCGGCGAGCAGGGCCGAGGTGGAGCCTTTGCCGTTGGTGCCGACGGTCTGCACAGCCAGATGGGGCAGGCTGACAAGGTGAAGCCTGGCCAGGGCAGAGTGCATCCGCCCGGGACCCAGATCCATGTGAAACAGGCCCAGATTGTCGAGGTAGGCCGAGAAGGCGGCAAAATCCGGAAATTCAGATGGTGATGACGTCATGTTCCCTGAGCAGCCGGTAGGTATAGCCGGCCAGTTCCTGGCCCAATTCGCGTTCGATGGCAACGGCGAAGGGGGCCTTCATATGATAGATAAAGATGTCGGGCCGGGCGCGCAGTTTGTCGAGTTCCAGGCGCAGCAGGCGCGGCGTGAGATGCTTGGACGCGGCGGCCAGCCCGTCCATGGCCGAAGGAAAGGAGGCTTCGGTAATGAGGTGGGT
Protein-coding sequences here:
- a CDS encoding aminopeptidase; amino-acid sequence: MTDTEEITPAAPGLTIDAKSCWETYATPEEREAMKTLADTYIAFLSACKTERETVQYVQGVLSGAGFAESLDGNFAGDAVYRVMKGKTMFVARKGKKPLSEGFRLLGAHCDTPRIDLKQRPLYQDCGVAQLKTHYYGGIRKHQWLARALALHGVVAKKDGTVIPVTIGEDPADPVFTIPDLLPHLAYRQVEKKLSEAFEAEKLNIIIGHSPAEKPAETPETAEAKPAANGNGNDLIKAKVLTLLNERYGIEEADLYSAELQAVPAGPARLVGLDGALIGGYGQDDRVCVYAGLSALLDAGQPEHTQIVLFWDKEEIGSEGSTGAKSRFFEYCLEDLIEAWEPTARKSRVLAAGKAVSADVHAAMDPDYQDLHEKLNSALLGSGPCFCKFTGHRGKVGANDAHPEYVAWLRSLLDGAGIPWQMAELGRVDLGGGGTVAKFLAVYGMDIIDFGPAVLSMHSPFEITSVADLYATKLAYQAFLSS
- the selA gene encoding L-seryl-tRNA(Sec) selenium transferase — its product is MQNFFRLLPPVDAVLAALDTDPSLAALPRAMLRDAVTSFLDGLREDIRAGRLTDPVQLDHALLFAQCARSAAAATRPHFRRVINATGVVVHTNLGRSLLAPEAATAAAEACLHYSNLEFDLTTGERGSRYSHVLDILRTLTGAEDALVVNNNAAAVLITLETLAKGREVVVSRGQLVEIGGSFRIPEIMAKSGAILREVGATNRTHPRDYENAVTPETAALLKVHTSNYRIVGFTKEVSLAELVPLGRRHNLPVIEDLGSGNLTDFTSYGLPGEPTVQQAVADGADVVTFSGDKVLGGPQAGIIVGRAKYIAAIRKNPLNRAIRIDKMTLAALEATLRLYRDPERARTVIPTVAMITAAPQALAKKARKLASLLKKSLAGRYTVGTIPGASRVGGGAFPERDLPTTLVALSPLAGAPSPDALRARLLTTDPPLVARTQDDALLLDPRTLADDELKLVSTVLGQALGE
- a CDS encoding bifunctional folylpolyglutamate synthase/dihydrofolate synthase; this encodes MTSSPSEFPDFAAFSAYLDNLGLFHMDLGPGRMHSALARLHLVSLPHLAVQTVGTNGKGSTSALLAALLAAHGLPTGLYLSPHFVSVRERILFGGRQLPEPVWTDAANAVLAAAAPGGEAGRLTYFELLTAMAAWLFTDQGAEAVVYEAGLGGAGDATTALPRDLVLFAPIGLDHAAVIGPTLADIARDKAGAMTPGGLAVTGPQPPEALAELRRQAEAVGARLYDVSELAVYDSRTKRAVLKAPHRLDIPEARLRLAGPHQAQNAALALAGFALCAGMLGIIPDPDAVRRALAETFLPGRLHLLRLPEMGPDLLLDCAHNLPALTALETALSSLRLAPSALIFTCLGDKDLEAMAPVAARLTAGPIFVPELPGISRARPAAEVAARLGPRAVVVAGPEAALESVRALDGTVLACGSMYLLAALFPAGQN